In Rhipicephalus microplus isolate Deutch F79 chromosome 7, USDA_Rmic, whole genome shotgun sequence, one genomic interval encodes:
- the LOC119179706 gene encoding PHD finger protein 10, producing the protein MSADDGSQAWPTPSFNSQETPAAGDADLRGSNENTTSSGAGTFLQPHAPKLSLTTTSSAVSESTAPPLPEQLSDAGAVDAGRPGTTADGVAVFEEDTRSSWNLEPSGSATQAGSTAPKEDEAVVDEREPSASCGAGDGAEEAPSAKSAAASDSSGENRERTPVVSFAPTVVDCDSQNSGSSVKSSGRKRFSDDEVTSEAPTTITADKLFEYHWPQDCGDAYMLQEQVCEFLNVKSFKRKHPDLVRRPVEFDEKEFLKEHGVVTMTMCDLGLTALRADDVVDLFMRDYPEKYQEYVNYIRERDKQNTVEKHRGYSAVSIEKCKMADFVRKAVASTAEYNKHLNEERREERRSCFDLQTFTIQYPLKKIPKVEVMPANRRRYPVALIPGQYQDHYRVYTPQELKYLPINTVLYGPPQEIGSVYTHPGSDGSQSESEDSSGSDSGSCSSSSGGSSPASDMDTSTATGPNFCKVCANADVSKEGEELISCSECGKVGHVTCLDILPEMAAAIKSYRWQCMDCKMCNVCMATDNEDKMMFCDRCDRGYHSFCVGMKSVPAGRWICRLCGRCATCNTNTPGPEGPRVQWHHEYGKGPSPVDHKRSVTIYCQSCYRQRKGR; encoded by the exons ATGTCGGCGGACGACGGCAGTCAGGCGTGGCCCACGCCGAGCTTCAACAGCCAAGAGACaccggcagcgggcgacgcggaCTTACGGGGATCGAACGAGAACACTACATCGTCGGGAGCCGGTACCTTTCTGCAGCCGCACGCACCCAAATTAAGCCTAACGACGACCTCGTCCGCGGTCTCGGAATCGACGGCCCCGCCGCTACCGGAGCAGCTCTCCGACGCCGGTGCGGTAGACGCGGGACGACCAGGGACAACCGCCGATGGCGTCGCCGTATTCGAAGAGGACACGCGTAGCTCTTGGAACCTGGAGCCGTCGGGGTCTGCGACGCAGGCGGGTTCGACGGCGCCCAAAGAAGACGAAGCTGTCGTAGACGAGCGCGAGCCGTCGGCGTCGTGCGGCGCCGGTGATGGCGCGGAAGAAGCGCCGTCCGCCAAGTCGGCCGCGGCGTCGGACTCGAGCGGCGAGAACCGGGAGCGCACGCCGGTGGTGAGCTTCGCGCCGACCGTGGTGGACTGCGACTCGCAGAACAGCGGCAGCAGCGTCAAGAGCAGCGGCCGCAAGCGCTTCTCGGACGACGAGGTGACGTCCGAGGCACCCACCACCATCACGGCCGACAAGCTGTTCGAGTACCACTGGCCGCAGGACTGCGGCGATGCCTACATGCTTCAGGAGCAG GTGTGCGAGTTCTTAAATGTCAAGTCATTCAAGCGAAAACATCCTGACCTCGTCCGAAGGCCGGTCGAATTCGATGAAAAGGAGTTTCTCAAGGAGCACGGTGTGGTGACAATGACTATGTGTGACCTCGGACTGACCGCTCTTCGGGCCGACGATGTGGTTGACCTGTTCATGCGTGACTACCCCGAAAAGTATCAGGAGTACGTGAACTACATTCGTGAGCGTGACAAGCAGAACACTGTGGAGAAGCACCGTGGCTATTCTGCCGTGTCGATTGAAAAGTGCAAGATGGCGGACTTCGTTCGCAAGGCGGTTGCATCCACGGCAGAGTACAACAAGCACCTCAACGAGGAACGCCGTGAGGAGCGGCGTTCCTGCTTTGATCTCCAGACATTCACAATCCAGTACCCTTTGAAAAAGATACCAAAGGTCGAAGTAATGCCTGCCAACCGGCGCCGGTACCCCGTCGCGTTGATACCAGGGCAGTACCAGGACCATTACCGGGTTTACACTCCGCAGGAGCTCAAGTATTTGCCGATAAACACTGTTCTCTACGGGCCACCCCAGGAGATTGGCTCCGTCTACACGCACCCCGGTTCGGACGGAAGCCAATCCGAATCCGAAGACAGCTCGGGTTCGGACTCGGGCTCCTGCAGCAGTTCGAGTGGCGGCAGTTCGCCCGCATCCGACATGGACACGAGCACCGCAACGGGGCCCAACTTCTGCAAGGTCTGCGCCAACGCAGATGTGTCAAAGGAGGGTGAAGAGCTCATATCGTGCTCCGAGTGTGGGAAAGTCGGTCACGTGACGTGCCTCGACATCTTGCCCGAGATGGCGGCTGCCATCAAGTCGTATCGGTGGCAGTGCATGGACTGCAAGATGTGCAACGTCTGCATGGCGACCGACAACGAGGACAAGATGATGTTCTGTGACAGGTGCGATCGGGGTTACCACAGCTTCTGTGTGGGCATGAAGTCCGTGCCCGCGGGCCGGTGGATCTGTCGGCTGTGTGGTCGGTGTGCGACATGCAACACCAACACGCCGGGCCCTGAGGGGCCCCGGGTTCAGTGGCATCACGAGTACGGGAAGGGTCCCAGTCCTGTGGACCACAAGCGGAGTGTGACCATCTACTGCCAGAGCTGCTATCGGCAACGGAAAGGCCGGTGA
- the LOC119179688 gene encoding uncharacterized protein LOC119179688 isoform X1 translates to MANLLRVKCAVIGDAAIGKTALIQVFLHDRSYFPKNYSMTTGVTLSVGKVNIPDTKDAVELYLYDCSGKEVYLDFVQELASINLGRRTPGHNNVRHLQRTFIPTCINVGFKALEEQHLWSQNWRLGGNQGRPQGTSPRFFQGRSGDGGEDRLPLRGVVGEGRRRRPGAVLLSRKPVAQDAQREKRSARRRGLVNRPHTALLHRYFSER, encoded by the exons ATGGCAAACCTTTTGCGCGTGAAATGCGCTGTTATCG GAGACGCCGCAATCGGCAAGACGGCTCTGATACAAGTGTTTCTGCACGACCGCAGCTACTTTCCCAAAAACTACTCAATG ACAACCGGAGTTACACTTTCGGTCGGCAAAGTCAACATACCGGACACCAAGGATGCTGTC GAGCTCTACCTGTACGACTGCTCCGGGAAAGAAGTCTATCTTGATTTTGTCCAGGAGTTGGCGAGTATTAATT TGGGCAGACGCACCCCTGGCCATAATAATGTTCGACACTTGCAACGAACCTTCATTCCAACATGTATCAACGTGGGCTTCAAGGCTCTCGAAGAACAGCACTTGTGGTCCCAAAATTG GCGTCTTGGTGGGAACCAAGGCAGACCTCAAGGAACGTCGCCGCGTTTCTTCCAAGGAAGGTCAGGAGATGGCGGAGAAGATCGGTTGCCACTACGCGGAGTCGTCGGCG AAGGAAGGCGAAGGCGTCCAGGAGCCGTTCTTCTATCTCGCAAGCCAGTGGCACAAGACGCACAACGAGAGAAGCGAAGTGCAAGACGACGAGGTCTTGTGAACAGACCGCACACAGCACTGCTGCATCGATACTTTTCGGAGCGCTAA
- the LOC119179688 gene encoding intraflagellar transport protein 27 homolog isoform X2 produces MANLLRVKCAVIGDAAIGKTALIQVFLHDRSYFPKNYSMTTGVTLSVGKVNIPDTKDAVELYLYDCSGKEVYLDFVQELWADAPLAIIMFDTCNEPSFQHVSTWASRLSKNSTCGPKIGVLVGTKADLKERRRVSSKEGQEMAEKIGCHYAESSAKEGEGVQEPFFYLASQWHKTHNERSEVQDDEVL; encoded by the exons ATGGCAAACCTTTTGCGCGTGAAATGCGCTGTTATCG GAGACGCCGCAATCGGCAAGACGGCTCTGATACAAGTGTTTCTGCACGACCGCAGCTACTTTCCCAAAAACTACTCAATG ACAACCGGAGTTACACTTTCGGTCGGCAAAGTCAACATACCGGACACCAAGGATGCTGTC GAGCTCTACCTGTACGACTGCTCCGGGAAAGAAGTCTATCTTGATTTTGTCCAGGAGTTG TGGGCAGACGCACCCCTGGCCATAATAATGTTCGACACTTGCAACGAACCTTCATTCCAACATGTATCAACGTGGGCTTCAAGGCTCTCGAAGAACAGCACTTGTGGTCCCAAAATTG GCGTCTTGGTGGGAACCAAGGCAGACCTCAAGGAACGTCGCCGCGTTTCTTCCAAGGAAGGTCAGGAGATGGCGGAGAAGATCGGTTGCCACTACGCGGAGTCGTCGGCG AAGGAAGGCGAAGGCGTCCAGGAGCCGTTCTTCTATCTCGCAAGCCAGTGGCACAAGACGCACAACGAGAGAAGCGAAGTGCAAGACGACGAGGTCTTGTGA